The sequence AGAATAGTTTTCGGCTGTAATGGAACTTGGTAGTTAGTCATAGTATGAACCTGCTCAACCACTTCAGACCAAAATTTCTTAATGTGAacacattcccaccaacaatgaAAAAAGGAGCTCTTTTCCCACAGTTTTTTCAACAATTTGTATAAATGTTGGGATTTATATGGTGCAATTTAACAGGAGTTAAGTACCAATGAGTCATAATTTTCACTGACTGCATGCAGATACTCACTATATTGGTATCGAATATGTATGATTGCCaaatttccttccatttttctactGTGCACTTTATTTTACAATCTTTGTACCAGGCTTTCTGATAACGCATAATGTCTAGAGTTAACGATGCAGAAAGAATTTTGTATAATTTTGATATAATACCTTTATTATAATTTACACCTTTTTTCAATTGAGGTGCCACATCTGAtggttttgatgtgcaacctctACTCTGGACAAAAGGTTACTGTACAGGACAGAATGTGGGGAAATAGAATGGTTCCAGTTGACAagggtatcagacaaggatgtatattatctccctacctgttcaacctctatcataaggaaagctgaattagatctagaagaaggtgaagtggaaattggtagaaggaacattaacaatctgagatatgcagatgacaccatgttgctggtagaaaatagtgaagacttgaaatgactactgctGAAGGTTAAAGgcaaaagtgccaaagcaggattacagctaaacatcaagaagacaaaagtaatgactactgaggagttacacaattttaaggctgacaatgaggaaattgaaatagttcaagatttcctattccttggctcaatcatcaaccaaaagggagactgcaatgaagaaatcagaagaagattgagacttggaagagcagctgtgagggaagtagaaaagatccttaaagataaagatgtctctctgggaaccaagatcaagataatccaaactatggtatttcccattatgTGGattatatggatgtgaaagctggacagtgaagaaagcttacaggaagaaaattgattcatttaaaatgtggtgctggaggagagttttgtagataccacggacagccaaaaaaacaaattagtgggtactagatcaaaacaagcctgaattctccctagaagctaaaatgacaaaattaaggctatcatactttggtcatatcacgaaaagacaagattctcagcAAGTcagtaacgctaggaaaagtggaaggcagtaggaaaagaggaagacctaaaacaagatggcttgactcaataaaagaagccatatcctccagtttgcaggatctgagcaagtctgttaatgataggatgttttagaggtctttcattcatagggtcgccataggtcagaggcgacttgacagcacataaacacacacaagaTAACAAGAGAAACAATTTCAAAAGAACAACTCAAGCAACTAACTTTAGTCatttcaaataataaaaaataattgatGGCATGAGATATAATAAAGTATTCTGAGAATGATAAGTCataaagggagactgcaaccaagaaatcagaagttgattgagacttggaagggaagccatgaaggaactagaaaagattcttaaggaGAAGAATGTGTCACAGGTCCAAGTTCAAGGTAACTGattctgtggtattccccattattatgtatggatgtgaaagctggacaaggaagaaaagggattcattgattcatttgaaacatgGTGCTGAAAAAGAGTTTTAAAGCTGTTATGGACTGccaaaaaaaaagacagaaggttccagatcaaatcaagcctgaatgttCCCTAGActctaaaatgacaaaaacaaGGTTATGAGGAAATCATGAAGAGATAAAATTcagtggaaaagacaataatgctgagAACTATATAGaggagtaggaaaagaggaaaacccaaaatgaggtggcttgactcaataaaggaagccacagtctTGAGTTTGCAATATTtgggcaaggctgttaatgacaggacattttggttGTTAATTTATAGAGTAGCCATAAGTTGCaagtgacttgacaacacatcacacacacacacaaatggcatAAGCTGCTGTTCTCTAAGCAGGAAGGAAATTCTTTTGATACAGCCCTCTCCATGACTGGGCAACTGCAAAGGGGCAGAGCTACCCCAAAAAAGTGCACTTTGCATAGTACAATAACCCACAGTCAAATAAGAACTAGTTGAAATCCCAGCTTGGTGCCAACCTACAAATTCCAGTTTGTGAGAACACCTACATCCAGGCATCACAACAAATTAGGGTTTGACCAAACCACAGTTTATCATGGTGTTTGAATGCAGCCTGGGTGCCACAAAGGGTAGCAACCCATGCTTAGCTGGTTTGCTAGGGAAATGGTGAAAGACAAGCTATTTGTACAAGCAGAGGCAAACCAAAACCAGCTTAGTATTGAAACCTACAATTCCATGTACAAGATAATAACAATATGAAAACTCATTTTTAAGGATCCTTTGGTTTATGACTGGTGGCAAGTAATTTGAAAATAAACATCCCCATAAATGCATACAATGCCAATATGAAGCAAGAAAGTCACCATGAAAAATACATACTTGCACAGTTTGCTTTCTCCCAAGTATCATTAAAAAACTTGGACAGGATCACAACAATTTGTAGTCTATCAGACATCAAGAGACTTTTAGCACACTTGCTACTCTCAGAAGTGTTCTGAAAAGGTGGAAAGAGGAAAAAACATTGTTATACAGGTTTTACCATTTCTTTAGAAGTTTCAGCACATAGATACTTTATGATGCTTCATTTATTTTACACAGCACAAGAAAAATGACCACTTGGCAATAGGTTCTCATACTACCAAGAACTCCACAGGACGGCAAACCTCTCAAGAAATATAGCATCAAAAGGGCCAGATGGAACTCTAAAAGCCTTCAAGTTCAAATCTCTTCAAAGGGTTTTTCAGGCAATGCACCCCCTAAAATCCATCTGCCAAAATTCAGAATGCTGTATGTGGCAAGCAACAAGgcataaacaacaacaacttatCTGCAGTGGAAATAGGTGAAGAAGTCACTGAACAAGTAAACCAAGCTACTTGCAGCAAATGAGAAGAAACCCTTCACTCATAAGATAAATGTCACAGCAAAACAAAGAGGTTATAACATTTCTGGGAATATTGAAAACTGCCTTACTCACCTCTTAGTGCATTCTCATATAAAAGCTACTTTACTGCATGTCAAAGTACTGAAATGGTTGATCTAGCTCAGCGTTGTCTATACTGAAAGGCAGCAGTTCACAGACAACAGTCTTTGCAAAACCTACCATTTGAAAACCTTTAACTGGAAGATGCCAGGACCGTCTGCATTCAGTCCAtgtgctctgccatggagctataacccccaccccaaaaagccCAATAAATGTTTTACTAGCAGAATAAAAGgacatgaaaacactgaacttgGTTTACAGCCCAATCTATAAAACAATGCTGAAGTGTTTGGCTTAGACGAATATATTCCTGTTAATTTTGGCCCACTTGAAGATAGTTAAATGGTTTATGAACTTCAGACTAAGGAACAGTTCATACCAGTTACTTTTGCAGTCTGTCACTCTAAGTAATTCCATTCTTCTCTCCTATTGTTCTTGTTTAACAGTCCACTTACTAGACTTTGCTTCACATGACATACAATTGATCTGGACAAATATCTCAGAGTCTTCCTAGATATTACACCTGCCCCATTTTAAAGCTGGCTTTGCACAAATACATCTGTTTGTTATAGATGCTTTTTTACTTTCTGCtaaaaatgtcatttttttaacGGAAGGCTGCATGTTTTGATCTCAAACAATCCTGGCAATTTCACAATCCTGTTTTAAATCCATGTCCATCCCTGCCCTTCCAGCACCAGCATCTCAcaacactaccccccccccccccacttatgcCAATGCAGCTTCTTTCTGcaggagaaaatgaaaaaaaaaactgagtCCACAGTTCCAAAACAGAGAACTGCATATGTAAAACAACTACATGAAGATTAGCATTGAGATGGGAGACAATCTAAAATAAACGATAATGAAAGTCCTACTAGGAATAGTGAATCTTCCATTCAAAATCTGGAGATGTGTAAACTGTCTCAACACAAGCAGCATGCTTATCTCCAGGATGCTGGTAGAAGAGAATAGAGAAGATATATAAGTCACTTTTAGATGGACGTTTGACTTTCAGAGAGAAAGTTCTACCTGAagagttatttttattattgtttttgttattattacattGTTGTTTCCCAtattgggatttaaaaaaaaaatcaatattgctGAAAGAAATATTGGGTACAAAATTCTGCTTCCCTAGAATCTTAGATTCCTTTTTAAAAGGAAGCTAATTTCTAGTCCTTAAGAATGTAACAATGGCCTTGAATGAGCAATCACTGTTTAAATTTCAGAAGTCAGAGAAGTGGTTGATGATCTTCTGGTTGGAGATGAGGCTTCAGTGCCCTTCACAGCTCATGCTCTGGCCTATCACTAACAAAAGTTCAATCAGTCATACAATGCAATAtacactgcaggataaggtataTGCAAAAAGAAGAGATACTGGGTAAATTCGTACAATGTATACAGCTTGCAGAATTCTATTTTCcctggtgaaggggagggggaataatgTCTAAGAACGTTCATTTGGTGAAGTGAGTTTTGACTCACAAACTTTATGATGGAATAAATGTTGATAGCCTGTAAGGTGgtcctggacttctgttttatttatgtatttgcttatttatttattgcacagaATTTAGATCACTCGTGCATATTACAGGTCATCATTGCACAGTGGCTATAACATTCAAATTTCACCAGGGAACAAAGGTGTTCTAATTTACACTCAGCAACAAAGcccactggatgaccttgagcctgCAGCTTGCCCTTGGTTGAAACTCCTTGGACAAAGGGTAGGAcaaaagacttttttaaaaaaaattacatattaGACACAGCCTAAATGGCATTTAAGCCACTAACCCCCTTTGTTTCTGTTCATACATGATGAATGAAAATTATACAACTATCATTGGTGTGATTTACACCTTACCAACATTCATGGTGAAGAAGAGAAAAATAATCAAGAACCACTCTGTTACCTATCCCAAGCATCCCACAAGTTTACGGCCATGTACTCCTGCACATCAAGAGAAGCCAAAAGATTTTGTTTCCTTACCACCACAAGGTTATCTGTCAAAATAATATACATATACAATATACATATACAAGGTCATTTTATTACACCACTCTTCCATAAGAGTTTAAAATGACATATatggttctctcctcctctatttcaCCCTCATAATaaacctgtaaggtaggtcaagaTAACAGAAGGCAATAGACACAAGATCACACAAGTTTCATAgccaagtaataataataataataataataataataataataataataataataatgatgatgatgatgatgatgtttgatttatatagtgcccttcaggacaacttaatgcccactcagagcggtttacaaagtatgttattattatccccaagacaaaacaccctgtggggtgggcggggctgagagagctccagagagctgtgactgacccaaggacacctggctggcttcaagtggaggagcagggaatcaaacccggctctccagattagagtcctgtgctcttaaccactataccaaactggctttaaggATTGGAACCAAAGTTTCATCagacctagtccaacactcttaaccattgCACTGCACTAGTTCCCAAATTCAGCCTCACAATACTTCATTGTCTTGCACTGCTTCATCCATAACTCAAGAGCAATTCTGTAGTCACTCTGCACCATTTTAGATGTAAGCCCCCCCATTTTCCTTTTACCCTTTTGGGAAGACAGCTGACAGCAAAAATTAGAGATGGTACAGGGTCCCCAGAATGTCATCTAGTCTGCTTCTAACAGCACTGATCCCATCTGCCCCTTTAAACCTTCCAAGAATATTCAGTATTTTCCATATGCTTATCCTACATGAACAATTTTAACCACATGTGGCTGACTGTACTTCACATAAACATGGTGATAAAATCAGTCAAACCCAAATTCATTTTCCAGccttccccctccaaaaaaaacttGTTTCAAGTTCTTACTAATCCAAAGCAACTGGTCTAGTCACATACAGCACATAGAAGAGGCAATAGGAATGCAAACACTGTCCAAACACAACTGAGTTTTCAGTTTTAAGGTCACCTTGTGAGCTTCATTGCTGAATAGGAATTAGATTCTTTTGTCTCTTGCTGAATTCAGACACTTTAAAGTAAAGCCACTGACCTTACTACAGACCTGTCCAACCTGCGACAACTCCAGAAAAATACAACCCACTCAGCCATTTGTGGCTACCCATGCAGGGCTCAATAACTCTCCTATTTTTACAGCCTGAATGGTACTACAAAAAGAGAGAGCATGCTAAACATCAAGACAACACTTGGCTGGTTAACTGCATTCAGCTTGGCAAGCCGCAAACTGTGCAGTCCTACCTCAGCATTTATGTTAAACTAGAAGTCTGAAAATCCAAAAGCTAGTCTACCTTTGTCAAAATCTAGCATTGGTATACAATCTCCATTACCTGTCTGCTGCTCTGAGAATCCTAATGTGCTATGGTTGCGGTATCATTTGGCTGAATCATGGTACACTATGTCAGCGATGACAAAAATAAATGTCAAAGCTGATAAAAGTGCAAGTCAGAAAACTGCCCAGAGTTGCCAAGAGCCACTGAGCCTCAAACAAAGAGTCTGGGCCTTCCCTCAAACCATTCAAACCCAAACTTTATATAACAACAGTGCACATTGCTTGACCAGTTCCAGCCCCTACCAAGGTGAGCAGAGTCCCCAGAATGTCATCTAGTCTGCTTCTAACAGCATCAATCCCATCGGCCCCTTTAAACCTTCCAAGAAGAgctgtcaccaccaccacccctggactgggaaattcctggagatttgggggcagagcctggggtgaatggagtttggggagggagctcaagaCGAacgtgatgccatacagtccagtcTCCAAAGCTGCCCTGATTTCTGCAGTctgaagatcacttgtaattctgtgCAATCTACAAGCCCCAGCAGttgattggcaaccctagagaccaCATATCCTACTCCTCCACCAGTCCCTTTCCCCAACTTCATGAAGCAACTATGGTTTTACCCCATAGCAATCTGGGACGATACTGAGGCACCCACAGCACTTCCCCTTTACACTTCTATGACTACCCTTTCTGACAGACAACGCCTCTGCGCAGACCCAAGACGTCTCTCTTGCTCTCACCCCTAAGTAAAGAAGATACAGTCCCGACGCACACTGTGCACCCGGGAACTACGCGCGCctgcccccgcccctgccccctccTCGCCCTATGTAGCTCCAGCGGAAGTCTGCTTCTCCGGCAAAGAGGCAAACGCACCCCGACAGCCTTGGTGATGTTCTCCAGCTTCTCGTTCATCTCCCGGAACTGGCGGAAGCAATTTTGACAGAGCCTTACGGGCCGGGCGCTCCGCACCAAGCAGCCAGTCAACTCTACGCTGCTGTCGGCGAAAGCAGCCAAGAGCTCCCTGCACTCCGGCTCCAGCTCCAGCAGGTCCCTCAGGGGCCCCGACGCCAGCAGGGACAAATCCTCAGCCTCCCCCAGCAGCTCCAGGGACAGAGGCAGGcgccagcctcccagccccctgcctcCCTGGCCACTCTGCAAGACGAAGGGTCGGCTAGGGAACAGGCTGTCCCCAGAGCAGAGGCCCAGCAGCACTCCGGGAAGCAGCAAGGCGGCAGCCGGGCCCATCTCTGCCACCGGCGCCCGAGGAAGCGTCGCCTCTTCCCTCCTGCGGCCGCTTCCAGCAGCCGAGGGCGGTCACGTGCGGACAGGCCAATGTTGTCAACATTCAGGAAACTAAGTCCGACGCGTCCTCTCATTGGCTGCTGGGGAGGCGACGCTCAACTCACGCAAGAAGGGCGGGTCTAAGCCGCGGCTCAGGTTTGGGGGCGTGGAGCAGGTCGGTGGCGTTGCTGCAGAGTGGAAATCGTATTAttgttttgaatttctcatccgcCTTAGCCACAAGGGGGTAACCATTTTACACGGTCAAGAATGTTCATACCTAAAACTTTATAAATAAGATGTAAAAAGATAATGCACCAGATCGTACATTTctaaatatttataataaattCATATCTATCTTACTGTACTAATAGAGTGCGCCAATGTGTAGATATACTCTTGCATTAATCCTGGGAAATTCTCAGGTTTAGGGGATGGTGAACCTCAAGAGAAAGAAGATTCCAGGATGAACATTCCAAAACAGAAGTACTTGCTCTTTCAGTCACCCTCTTAAACCTGACAATCACGATGTTAATGGTCTAAATCATCTCTCTTTCGTTTCAGTACTTTCTATTGCATGTAAAGTAGGGTCTATCCAATAGCAGGGCATTGCCTGTGTGTTTGCTCCCACTGTGTGCTTGCTCACACAGTGCGAACACTCATTCATACAGACTTTTGTAGATGCCATTCTGTTTTGATTTTGCGTGTATTTTTGTCTCTGAGGCTGCCTGACCCAATCCACTCTTAAATTGTTCTGATTCCCCTCCAGAACTTTAATTTTAGTCTTACTCTGCTCTTCAGCTTGGCAAATTCTGATTGTTTTTTCCAAGGTTAGATCAGATTCCTCAAGCAATCTTTTCTTTAGGCCAGAGTCCTGGATGCCAATTAGAACTTGGTCTCTAATAAGTGAATCTGCAAGTCCTCCAAAATTGCAGGCCTAATTTAATAGTTTAAGATCTCTGTTGAACAACTGGAATGTTTCCTCCTCCTTCTGCATCTTATATGAAACTGATATCACTCAAAGATTTCATTTAATTTAGGAGTGCAATATTGTTGAAATTGCTGTAACACAGTCTCGTAACTAGTTTGTTGTTCTTCACTAAGTTGCAAACTATTAAGCAAATCTAATGCCTATGACCCACCTATATTTTGTTCATCAGCTTTCTTTGTAGGTCCATTTGCTTTCATAAATAGGTCAAACCATAGTTTTAATCTTTTCCAGCTTTCTAATGCATTTCTGAAAAGAGCAAGGGGGCTGGAGTTCTGAACTGTTCTATCTTCTATTTGTTCTGTTTCCTATAGTTTCTTCCAGCTTTCCTTGTTTCTCAGATCCAGTACTGCAATATGCAACCAACCACTTCTGGTACCATGGAACATTCTTTAAGATAACTTTCTGGATCCAGGATGCAGAACAACATAAGATGAACTTTTATTAACTATTTCTGTAAGTTAGAAAGCAGTATTAGAAGAAGTAACTTGCTACCTTAACCAAGTCTTTTTTCTTGCGAAGCCCTCTAGGATGTGTAGAACCTGTTAAGCAACACCCACTTAAAGTCATAGTGTCCTCGCAGATTTGATCCCTTTTATTATTGAGATTGTGAGAAACTGGTAGTCACCCCAAATTAACAGGGCACTTCCAGATCAGGTGCATCTGGAGGGATGTGATAAGGTAGGTGTGGCTGTTCAGCTGGAGTCCGAGCTTGAGACTTCAACAAACATTCCCCTATTCCTTTGAGTTTGACTGTCTCGATCACTTGAATTTGTAACCAACAAGGAGTTTATGAAATAACTTTCATGATATTTGCAGGGAATTTTTGGGGTGGGAGACATAGTTTAGGAGTTGCTCCTTTCTTTTAACATGCTTTCCCTGTATatggtaaataaaataaatgtatgaaGGATATTTTACACCCTAGAGCTCTTTCATTCAAAGGAAACTAAAACCTGATTATTGAACAACTGCttggaagtggtgtcattgtgTCATTCTTATCCTGCCCACCTATTCCTTGAAAAGTGTGATGAGGACAgggtgatccatgctctgatcacatccaggttagatcaCTGTCATGTAGTTTTCTTTGAAAACCAATTAGAAACTTCTATTGGTCCAAACTGCTGTGGCCAGGTTGGATACAGGAATTGTATCATCCCTATggttgaaagatctgcactggctgttCATCTGGTCTGAACATAATACAAAGTTCTGATTCTTACCTTTAAGCTTGGGGCGAAGGTTCCTTTTTCTCCTGTACCGTTCAGCTGCCTGTTCACCTataaagccctgctctctgtgcagAAGTGAGATAGCACTTCATCTttggaatgccttcccccttGAGGCTATCTTGGCACCTATCTTGCAGTTTTTTGTCACCGGactgaaacatttctttttttccaggCTTTTAACGGAAaagttttttcttccttccttccttccttccttccttccttccttccttccttccttccttccttccttccttccttccttccttccttccttccttccttcctttctttctttgctgTTCAATGCTGTGGCTTGTTTGTGGCTTGTTTATTTTTGATAATTGTTCTGCTTTTGTCTTATGATTTCATTGCAGTGTTCTATTTAATCAGTTGTCTCAAGCAGATGCCTGGAAAGATGGTgtacaaatgttctaaataaataaataagattttcaATTCAGGCCCTGCTTTGTGTGCCCCcaacttctgagattaggtgacTAGCAACTAGAAACAAGGTCTGCCCATTGGTGGCACTTTGCCTATGAAATGCCATCAGCTGGCATACATGGctctcccctcttctattttattccATAAGTAGAGTTTTCAGGTTCCCACCAGTCTTTCTTGAAGGGGCTATTGTTACATTGGCTATTTTGCATCGTGTGTGTGCTGCGTTCACTAATCCCTGCATCTTGAGAGATATGCCTTACTTGGATTACTCTAGATCCCAGACAGACAGATACTGCCTGGTTGGTTCTTCTTGACAGACTGGTCTACTGAATTTATTATTACTAGCTAGCTATCTTTTATTCTGTCCTTTTCATCCAGTAGAGGGTTATTAAGGGGAGATCACATTTGATCACAGGGTCAGGGAGTTCAGGTGagatattatttttgttgttctgGGTTTTGTGCTGGTTAATATTTGATCTATTTTGATCTTCTgactttcctgttttgtttttctgaagagtttgtttc is a genomic window of Eublepharis macularius isolate TG4126 chromosome 1, MPM_Emac_v1.0, whole genome shotgun sequence containing:
- the OSTM1 gene encoding osteopetrosis-associated transmembrane protein 1, yielding MGPAAALLLPGVLLGLCSGDSLFPSRPFVLQSGQGGRGLGGWRLPLSLELLGEAEDLSLLASGPLRDLLELEPECRELLAAFADSSVELTGCLVRSARPVRLCQNCFRQFREMNEKLENITKAVGNTSESSKCAKSLLMSDRLQIVVILSKFFNDTWEKANCANCLKNNSEGLSNSTVMFLAKFNASLTCFEHNLKEHEDSILVSNYTQVCKNCSEIYRSLSDTYKKMQESGQKHDAEEQSHLCIDVEDAMNITRRLWSRTFNCSVPCSDTVSVVAVSSFILFLPIIFYLSSFLHSKQKKRILILPKRIRSTTSLVNIQEKCH